A single window of Helicobacter pylori NCTC 11637 = CCUG 17874 = ATCC 43504 = JCM 12093 DNA harbors:
- a CDS encoding class I SAM-dependent methyltransferase: MRSFGNYMQEWLYGEKGYYKKALIGQKGDFYTSVSLSKFFGGAVAFYIIKLLEEEKLFLPLKIVEIGSHHGHFLSDIASFLNALSVGVMEKCTFVSCEPLKELQKLQRTIFKQATQLDLMICDLKALDFKGNKSAFVVSNELFDAFACEIIKDNQMLFITHDHKGVWGNIDEPTKELLKNLNLKQGCAPLFLEAFIKDLLEKLNEASSWVFLSFDYGDELERKDMHLRAFKNHQVLDFKDILNNLASLYQKSDLTYDVNFSLVRFLFEKHHAKFSFFKTQANALLDMGLMELLETFSKSVGYERYLKEAAKIKPLISPGGLGERFKALEFVKKNKM; encoded by the coding sequence GTGCGATCGTTTGGGAATTACATGCAAGAGTGGCTTTATGGAGAAAAGGGGTATTACAAAAAAGCACTAATCGGTCAAAAAGGGGATTTTTACACTTCGGTGTCTTTGAGCAAGTTTTTTGGAGGCGCTGTTGCGTTTTATATCATCAAGCTTTTAGAAGAAGAAAAATTATTTTTGCCTTTAAAAATTGTAGAAATTGGCTCTCATCATGGGCATTTTTTGAGCGATATAGCCAGTTTTTTAAACGCTTTGAGCGTGGGCGTAATGGAAAAATGCACGTTTGTCAGCTGCGAACCTTTAAAGGAATTGCAAAAACTCCAACGAACCATTTTCAAACAAGCCACGCAATTGGATCTGATGATCTGCGATCTAAAAGCTCTAGATTTCAAGGGGAATAAAAGCGCGTTTGTTGTCTCTAATGAATTGTTTGACGCGTTCGCTTGCGAGATCATTAAAGATAACCAAATGCTTTTTATTACCCATGATCATAAGGGCGTTTGGGGCAATATTGATGAACCCACTAAAGAACTTCTTAAAAATTTGAATTTAAAACAAGGGTGCGCGCCGTTATTTTTAGAGGCTTTCATTAAGGATTTGTTAGAAAAATTGAATGAGGCTTCTTCTTGGGTGTTTTTGAGCTTTGATTATGGCGATGAATTAGAGCGAAAAGACATGCATTTAAGGGCCTTTAAAAACCACCAAGTATTAGATTTTAAGGATATTTTAAACAATTTAGCTTCTTTGTATCAAAAGAGCGATTTGACCTATGATGTCAATTTTTCTTTAGTGCGTTTTTTGTTTGAAAAACACCATGCAAAATTTTCATTTTTTAAAACGCAGGCTAACGCTTTATTGGATATGGGGCTTATGGAATTGTTAGAAACATTTTCAAAGAGCGTGGGTTATGAAAGGTATTTAAAAGAAGCGGCTAAAATCAAGCCACTAATTAGCCCTGGGGGCTTGGGGGAGCGTTTCAAAGCGTTAGAGTTTGTGAAAAAAAATAAAATGTAA
- the fliL gene encoding flagellar basal body-associated protein FliL produces the protein MAEEQENTAQQPQKKSKALLFVIIGSVLVMLLLVGVIIMLLMGNKEESKENASKNTQEVQANPMANKNQEAKEGSNIQQYLVLGPLYAIDAPFAVNLVSQNGRRYLKASISLELSNEKLLNEVKVKDTAIKDTIIEILSSKSVEEVVTNKGKNKLKDEIKSHLNSFLIDGFIKNVFFTDFIIQ, from the coding sequence ATGGCAGAAGAACAAGAAAATACCGCGCAACAACCCCAAAAAAAAAGCAAGGCCCTTTTATTTGTCATTATTGGAAGCGTGTTAGTGATGCTTTTATTGGTGGGGGTGATTATCATGCTGCTTATGGGGAATAAGGAAGAATCTAAAGAAAACGCTTCTAAAAACACCCAAGAAGTTCAAGCTAATCCTATGGCGAACAAGAATCAAGAGGCTAAAGAAGGCTCTAATATCCAGCAATATTTGGTGCTTGGGCCTTTGTATGCGATTGATGCGCCTTTTGCGGTGAATTTAGTCTCTCAAAATGGCAGACGCTACCTTAAGGCTTCTATTTCGTTAGAATTGAGTAATGAAAAGCTTTTGAATGAAGTCAAGGTTAAAGACACAGCGATTAAAGACACGATTATAGAGATTCTGTCGTCTAAAAGCGTGGAAGAAGTGGTTACCAACAAGGGCAAAAACAAGCTTAAAGACGAGATTAAGAGCCATTTGAATTCGTTTTTGATTGATGGCTTTATTAAAAATGTCTTTTTCACTGATTTTATCATCCAATAA
- a CDS encoding TonB-dependent receptor family protein has translation MRKVIIMNGYLRVKTPYFLALNALTFLLLNSLVGAKEQHHTLQKVTTTEQKFNSSAPLSYQSEEVRNSTSSRTVISNKQLKKTGNLNIENALQNVPGIQIRDATGTGVLPKISVRGFGGGGNGHSNTGMILVNGIPIYGAPYSNIELAIFPVTFQSVDRIDVIKGGTSVQYGPNTFGGVVNVITKEIPKEWENQAAERITFWGRSSTGGFVDPKEKGKPLAQTLGNQMLFNTYGRTAGMLGKYIGISAQGNWINGQGFRQNSPTKVQNYLLDAVIKVNATNTFKAYYQYYQYNSYHPGTLSAQDYAYNRFINERPDNQDGGRAKRFGIVYQNYFGDPDRKVGGDFKFTYFTHDMSRDFGFSNQYQSVYMSSQNKILPFKGKGEISAKNPNCGLYSYSDTNSPCWQFFDNIRRFVVNAFEPKLNLVVNTGKVKQTFNMGMRFLTEDLYRRSTTRKNPSMPNNGSGFDAGTSLNNFNNYTAVYASDEINFNNGMLTITPGLRYTFLNYEKKDIPPFKVGQTPKTTKERYNQWNPAVNVGYKPIKDWLFYFNYQRSYIPPQFSNIGSFVGTSTDYFQIFNVMEGGSRYYFNNQVSFNANYFVIFANHYFTGRYGDNREPVNARSQGVELELYYTPIRGLNLHAAYTFIDANITSHTMVTNPANPKGPKKDIFGKKLPFVSPHQFILDASYTYAKTTIGLSSFFYSRTYSDVLNTVPFTQYAPTIKMGAITTKTAGMTPWYWVWNLQISSTLWERKNQSVNASLQINNIFNMKYWFSGIGTSPNGKEAAPPRSITAYVSYNF, from the coding sequence ATGAGAAAGGTTATCATAATGAATGGTTATTTGAGGGTAAAAACCCCTTATTTTTTAGCGTTGAACGCTTTGACTTTTTTGCTCCTTAATTCTTTGGTGGGTGCAAAAGAACAGCATCACACTTTGCAAAAAGTGACAACCACCGAGCAAAAATTCAATTCCAGCGCGCCGCTTTCATATCAAAGCGAAGAGGTGCGTAATTCCACAAGCTCTCGCACGGTGATTTCCAACAAACAGCTCAAAAAAACGGGTAATTTGAATATTGAAAACGCTTTGCAAAATGTGCCAGGGATTCAAATCAGAGACGCTACAGGCACGGGCGTGTTGCCTAAAATTTCGGTGCGCGGTTTTGGTGGGGGCGGTAACGGGCATAGCAATACAGGCATGATTTTAGTCAATGGTATCCCTATTTATGGCGCACCGTATTCCAATATTGAACTGGCGATTTTCCCTGTTACTTTCCAGTCAGTGGATAGGATTGATGTGATTAAAGGGGGCACGAGCGTCCAATACGGCCCTAACACTTTTGGAGGCGTGGTGAATGTTATCACTAAAGAAATCCCAAAAGAGTGGGAAAATCAAGCGGCTGAAAGGATCACCTTTTGGGGGCGCTCATCCACAGGGGGTTTTGTAGATCCTAAAGAAAAGGGCAAGCCTTTAGCCCAAACTTTAGGAAACCAAATGCTGTTTAACACTTACGGGCGAACGGCTGGAATGTTGGGTAAGTATATAGGAATTAGCGCCCAAGGCAATTGGATTAATGGGCAAGGTTTCAGGCAAAACAGCCCTACAAAGGTGCAAAACTACTTGTTGGATGCGGTTATAAAGGTTAATGCGACCAACACTTTTAAAGCTTATTACCAATATTATCAATACAATTCTTACCATCCTGGCACTTTGAGCGCGCAAGATTATGCGTATAACCGCTTCATTAATGAGCGACCTGACAATCAAGATGGAGGGCGAGCCAAACGCTTTGGGATCGTGTATCAAAATTATTTTGGCGATCCGGATAGGAAAGTGGGGGGCGATTTTAAATTCACTTATTTCACGCATGACATGAGTAGGGATTTTGGCTTTTCTAACCAATACCAAAGCGTGTATATGAGCAGTCAAAATAAGATTTTACCTTTTAAAGGCAAGGGGGAGATTAGCGCGAAAAACCCTAATTGCGGTCTGTATTCTTATAGCGATACGAATAGCCCTTGCTGGCAATTTTTTGACAATATCCGCCGCTTCGTGGTGAATGCTTTTGAACCAAAACTCAATCTCGTTGTCAATACCGGTAAAGTCAAACAAACTTTTAACATGGGAATGCGGTTTTTAACTGAAGATTTATACCGCCGATCCACCACCAGGAAAAACCCTAGCATGCCTAATAATGGCAGTGGGTTTGATGCAGGAACTTCACTCAATAATTTCAACAATTATACCGCTGTGTATGCCAGCGATGAAATCAATTTCAATAACGGCATGCTAACGATCACGCCGGGCTTGAGATACACTTTTTTAAATTACGAAAAAAAAGACATTCCTCCCTTTAAAGTGGGTCAAACCCCAAAAACCACGAAAGAGCGTTATAACCAATGGAATCCGGCGGTTAATGTCGGCTATAAACCCATTAAGGATTGGTTGTTTTATTTCAATTATCAAAGAAGCTACATTCCGCCCCAATTCAGCAATATCGGTAGTTTTGTAGGCACAAGCACGGATTATTTTCAAATCTTTAATGTCATGGAAGGCGGCTCAAGATATTATTTTAACAATCAAGTGAGTTTTAACGCGAATTATTTTGTGATTTTTGCGAATCATTATTTTACCGGACGCTATGGGGATAATAGAGAGCCGGTGAATGCGAGATCGCAAGGCGTGGAGCTGGAATTGTATTACACGCCTATTAGGGGGCTTAATCTCCATGCGGCTTACACTTTCATAGACGCTAATATCACCAGCCACACGATGGTTACTAACCCTGCCAATCCTAAAGGGCCTAAAAAAGATATTTTTGGCAAAAAACTCCCTTTTGTCAGCCCGCACCAATTCATTTTAGACGCGAGTTACACTTACGCTAAAACCACGATCGGGTTGAGTTCGTTCTTTTATAGCCGAACTTATAGCGATGTGTTAAACACCGTGCCTTTCACTCAATACGCGCCCACGATTAAAATGGGGGCTATCACTACCAAAACAGCGGGCATGACGCCGTGGTATTGGGTGTGGAATTTGCAAATTTCTAGCACTTTGTGGGAACGCAAAAATCAAAGCGTTAATGCGAGCTTGCAAATCAATAACATTTTTAACATGAAATATTGGTTTAGCGGGATAGGCACTAGCCCTAACGGGAAAGAAGCCGCGCCTCCCAGAAGCATCACAGCGTATGTGAGCTATAATTTTTAA
- the motA gene encoding flagellar motor stator protein MotA, with product MDLSTILGLVLAVASISLGDILEDGNPLHIIHLSSVIIIVPTSLFAAMTGTHARYVKAAYKEIKIVFLNPKINLNETIKNLVELATLARKDGVLSLEGRVAQIEDDFTRNGLSMIIDGKDLKSVKESLEISIEEMEEYYHGAAHYWETAGETAPTMGLVGAVMGLMLALQKLDNPAEMAAGIAGAFTATVTGIMCSYAIFGPFGHKLKAKSKDIIKEKTVLLEGILGIANGENPRDLENKLLNYIAPGEPKKSQFEG from the coding sequence TTGGATTTATCAACCATACTAGGCTTGGTATTGGCGGTCGCTTCTATTTCGCTAGGCGATATTTTAGAAGATGGCAACCCGTTGCACATTATCCATTTGAGTTCAGTCATCATCATCGTGCCTACTTCGCTTTTTGCCGCCATGACAGGCACGCATGCGCGTTACGTAAAAGCCGCTTACAAAGAGATAAAAATTGTTTTTTTAAACCCTAAAATCAATTTAAACGAAACCATTAAAAATTTAGTGGAATTAGCCACTCTGGCTAGAAAAGATGGGGTGTTGAGTTTGGAGGGGCGAGTGGCGCAAATTGAAGACGATTTCACCCGTAATGGTTTGTCTATGATTATAGATGGCAAGGATTTAAAATCCGTTAAGGAAAGCTTAGAAATCAGTATTGAAGAAATGGAAGAGTATTACCACGGCGCCGCTCATTATTGGGAGACGGCCGGTGAGACCGCTCCTACTATGGGGTTAGTGGGGGCGGTTATGGGGCTTATGCTAGCCTTACAAAAACTAGACAACCCGGCTGAAATGGCAGCAGGGATCGCTGGGGCTTTTACGGCTACTGTTACAGGGATTATGTGTTCTTATGCGATTTTTGGCCCTTTTGGGCATAAGCTCAAGGCTAAGTCTAAAGACATTATCAAAGAAAAAACCGTTCTTTTAGAGGGGATTTTAGGCATCGCTAATGGGGAAAACCCAAGGGATTTAGAAAACAAACTCTTAAACTACATCGCTCCCGGTGAGCCTAAAAAATCCCAATTTGAGGGTTAA
- a CDS encoding MBL fold metallo-hydrolase, producing MEILRRECGAVEENAYIVKLSSGIDFIIDPGFSSSEWVLENAKNPKAILITHGHYDHVWDSAQLSKLLKNTPIYAPKDDVFMLENDIFHLGMPVFSPNFSVPCNKGCTTLEIANTTIKYWHFPGHTPGCSIIEIEGVIFSGDFIFYRSIGRYDFPYSNEKDMKESLLRFQNLDFPKDIEIYPGHGDKTSFFAEREHSKIWVSRMA from the coding sequence TTGGAAATTTTAAGGCGAGAATGCGGGGCGGTGGAAGAAAACGCTTATATTGTGAAGCTTTCTAGTGGGATAGATTTTATTATCGATCCCGGATTTTCTAGCAGCGAATGGGTGTTAGAAAACGCCAAAAACCCTAAGGCGATTTTAATCACGCATGGGCATTATGATCATGTATGGGATAGCGCTCAATTGTCAAAACTCCTTAAAAACACCCCCATTTACGCCCCCAAAGACGATGTTTTTATGCTAGAAAATGATATTTTCCATTTAGGCATGCCGGTTTTTAGCCCCAATTTTAGCGTGCCTTGCAATAAGGGTTGCACCACTTTAGAGATAGCAAACACTACCATTAAATACTGGCATTTTCCCGGACACACGCCCGGTTGCTCTATCATAGAAATAGAAGGGGTGATTTTTAGCGGGGATTTTATTTTTTATCGCAGCATTGGCCGCTATGATTTCCCTTATTCTAATGAAAAAGACATGAAAGAGTCCCTGTTAAGGTTTCAAAATTTAGATTTCCCTAAAGACATAGAGATTTATCCAGGGCATGGGGATAAGACGAGTTTTTTTGCTGAAAGAGAGCATTCTAAAATTTGGGTTTCAAGGATGGCTTAA
- a CDS encoding dihydroneopterin aldolase, protein MKIFLSCKSLLIQRSLEFYLSDCLSPMEVCDLVLSDDETLEINKPLCFIEECLRKPFTKQSVKEDVKNFYRALKTSEKPCEEIQFSKEQKIKQLLEEYTHKLCQIISQ, encoded by the coding sequence TTGAAAATTTTTCTTTCTTGCAAGTCTTTGTTGATCCAAAGGAGTTTGGAATTTTATTTGAGCGATTGTCTCTCTCCTATGGAAGTTTGCGATCTTGTTTTAAGCGATGATGAAACGCTAGAGATTAATAAGCCCCTATGCTTTATAGAAGAATGCTTAAGAAAGCCTTTCACTAAACAGAGCGTGAAAGAAGATGTAAAAAATTTTTATCGCGCTTTAAAGACGAGCGAAAAACCTTGCGAAGAAATCCAATTTTCTAAAGAGCAAAAGATTAAGCAATTGCTAGAAGAATACACCCACAAATTATGCCAAATCATCAGCCAGTAA
- the acpS gene encoding holo-ACP synthase, which yields MIGIDIVSIARVEKCIKRFKMKFLERFLSPSEIVLCKDKSSSIAGFFALKEACSKALQVGIGKELSFLDIKISKSPKNAPLITLSKEKMDYFNIQSLSASISHDAGFAIAVVMVSSSNG from the coding sequence ATGATTGGCATAGATATTGTCTCTATTGCTAGGGTAGAAAAGTGTATAAAACGCTTTAAAATGAAGTTTTTAGAGCGTTTTTTATCGCCAAGTGAGATCGTTTTATGCAAGGATAAATCCAGCAGTATCGCCGGGTTTTTCGCGCTTAAAGAGGCTTGCTCTAAAGCTCTTCAAGTGGGTATTGGTAAGGAATTAAGTTTTTTGGATATAAAAATCTCTAAAAGCCCTAAAAACGCCCCCTTAATCACCCTTTCTAAAGAAAAAATGGATTATTTCAACATCCAAAGCTTGAGCGCGAGCATCAGCCATGACGCTGGTTTTGCAATAGCGGTTGTGATGGTTTCTTCGTCAAATGGATAA
- a CDS encoding ABC transporter permease/substrate-binding protein: MPSMGIFKQLIKELYEWLLHSIDVATQHLVAMVLKISMVKYLIKEFHDRFIYFIDLLAQHFIIVALSGFLVLVFGVLIGAFVFYNSKARAFLLPVVNFLYTIPSLALFALFIPVIGVGLKNALLVLVLYGLLPIVHSTYNALKEVREEVIKAAVGLGCNPKELFFKVRFLLAIPQILAGLRIAVVMLVAMAGIGALIGAGGLGQAIFRGLNTQNTTLLVAGSLIIAFFSVLADKFVSVFQHENALQRLFSQNATQKQKRRVYTNLAVFLFLLLASALWLIPRNAIEEKPLVVATKPSSEQYILGEILSLLLEKHHIPIKRAFGIGGGTMNIHPALIRGDFDLYVEYTGTAWVNTLKNPLTQKVDFETIKKRYEKEFNLLWVGLLGFNNTYSLAISKEDAQKYAIETFSDLAFHSPNFDFGAEFDFFEREDAFKGLVKVYRFHFRSLHEMDINLRYKSFESHKINALDVFTTDAQIKELDLKVLKDDKGFFPNYQAGIVIRKEIVKKYPEALEILEKLDSKINDEMMQDLNYQVEVLKKSPKIVAKDFLESLGL; encoded by the coding sequence ATGCCAAGCATGGGCATTTTTAAACAATTGATCAAAGAATTGTATGAATGGTTGCTCCATTCTATAGATGTGGCTACGCAGCATTTAGTTGCTATGGTGTTAAAAATAAGCATGGTAAAATATTTGATAAAAGAATTTCATGATCGCTTTATTTACTTTATAGACTTGCTCGCACAGCATTTTATCATCGTTGCGCTTTCTGGTTTTCTCGTGCTGGTGTTTGGGGTTTTGATTGGGGCTTTTGTGTTTTATAACTCAAAGGCCAGGGCGTTTTTGCTCCCTGTGGTGAATTTCCTCTACACCATCCCATCGCTAGCGTTATTCGCGTTATTCATTCCTGTGATTGGGGTGGGGTTAAAAAACGCGCTTTTAGTGTTGGTCTTATACGGCTTATTGCCCATTGTCCATAGCACTTATAACGCTTTAAAAGAGGTGAGAGAAGAGGTCATTAAGGCCGCTGTTGGGCTAGGGTGTAACCCCAAAGAGTTGTTTTTTAAAGTGCGATTCTTGCTCGCTATCCCCCAAATTTTAGCGGGTTTAAGGATTGCGGTGGTGATGCTAGTGGCGATGGCTGGGATTGGGGCGCTCATTGGGGCTGGGGGCTTAGGGCAGGCGATCTTTAGAGGGCTAAACACGCAAAACACCACGCTTTTAGTGGCGGGTAGTTTGATCATAGCTTTTTTTAGTGTTTTAGCGGATAAATTCGTGAGCGTCTTTCAGCATGAAAACGCTTTGCAACGCCTATTTTCTCAAAACGCTACCCAAAAACAAAAAAGAAGAGTTTATACTAATTTAGCGGTGTTTCTTTTTTTATTGCTAGCGAGCGCTTTATGGCTCATTCCTAGAAACGCCATAGAAGAAAAGCCCTTAGTCGTGGCGACAAAACCTAGCAGCGAGCAGTATATTTTGGGCGAGATTTTAAGCCTTTTGTTAGAAAAACACCATATCCCTATCAAGCGAGCGTTTGGCATTGGTGGGGGGACGATGAATATCCATCCGGCATTGATTAGGGGCGATTTTGATTTGTATGTGGAATATACCGGCACCGCTTGGGTGAACACGCTCAAAAACCCTTTGACTCAAAAAGTGGATTTTGAAACGATTAAAAAGCGTTATGAGAAGGAATTTAATCTTTTATGGGTGGGGCTTTTGGGCTTTAACAACACCTATTCTTTAGCGATTTCCAAAGAAGACGCTCAAAAATACGCGATTGAAACTTTCAGCGATTTAGCCTTTCATAGCCCGAATTTTGATTTTGGAGCGGAGTTTGACTTTTTTGAAAGAGAGGACGCTTTTAAGGGCTTAGTGAAAGTTTATCGCTTTCATTTTAGAAGTTTGCATGAAATGGATATTAATTTGCGTTATAAAAGTTTTGAATCCCATAAAATCAACGCTTTAGATGTCTTCACCACAGACGCTCAAATCAAAGAGTTGGATTTAAAGGTGCTTAAGGATGATAAAGGGTTTTTCCCTAATTATCAGGCCGGTATTGTTATAAGAAAAGAAATAGTAAAAAAATATCCTGAAGCACTAGAAATCTTAGAAAAATTGGATTCAAAAATTAACGATGAGATGATGCAGGATTTAAACTATCAGGTGGAAGTGTTGAAAAAAAGCCCTAAAATCGTAGCTAAAGATTTTTTAGAAAGCTTGGGGTTATAG
- the motB gene encoding flagellar motor protein MotB — protein sequence MAKKNKPTECPAGEKWAVPYADFLSLLLALFIALYAISAVNKSKVEALKTEFIKIFNYAPKPEAMQPVVVIPPDSGKEEEQMASESSKPASQNTETKAIIARKGEGSVLEQIDQGSILKLPSSLLFENATSDAINQDMMLYLERIAKIIQKLPKRVHINVRGFTDNTPLTKTRFKSHYELAANRAYRVMKVLIQYGVDPNQLSFSSYGSTNPIAPNDSLENRMKNNRVEIFFSTDANDLSKIHSILDEEFNPHQE from the coding sequence ATGGCTAAGAAAAACAAACCCACCGAATGCCCCGCCGGCGAAAAATGGGCGGTTCCTTATGCGGACTTTTTGTCGTTGTTGCTCGCGCTTTTTATCGCTCTTTATGCCATTTCAGCGGTCAATAAATCCAAAGTGGAAGCCTTAAAAACCGAATTTATTAAGATTTTTAATTACGCTCCCAAGCCAGAGGCGATGCAGCCGGTTGTAGTGATCCCGCCTGATTCAGGGAAAGAAGAAGAGCAAATGGCGAGCGAAAGCTCCAAGCCGGCTTCGCAAAATACCGAAACAAAAGCCATTATCGCTCGCAAAGGCGAAGGCAGTGTTTTAGAGCAAATTGATCAAGGCTCTATTTTAAAGCTCCCCTCTAGTTTATTATTTGAAAACGCCACTTCAGATGCTATCAATCAAGACATGATGCTTTATCTTGAACGGATCGCTAAAATCATTCAAAAACTCCCTAAAAGGGTGCATATCAATGTGAGAGGCTTTACGGATAATACGCCTTTAACTAAAACCCGTTTTAAAAGCCATTATGAATTAGCCGCCAATCGCGCTTATAGGGTGATGAAAGTCCTTATACAATACGGCGTGGATCCTAACCAATTGTCTTTTTCTTCTTACGGCTCTACCAACCCTATCGCGCCTAATGACTCCCTAGAAAACAGAATGAAAAACAATCGTGTGGAAATCTTTTTTTCAACCGATGCGAACGATTTGAGTAAGATCCATTCTATTTTAGATGAAGAATTCAATCCCCACCAAGAATGA
- a CDS encoding HesA/MoeB/ThiF family protein translates to MLSRLEKERYLRHIMLEDVGEEGQLKLLKSSVLVVGAGGLGSAVLMYLCAAGVGKIGIVDFDVVDMSNLQRQIIHSQDFLNQPKASSAKARLKQLNAGIEIEAFEERFKAHNALSLIEPYDFIIDATDNFNAKFLINDACVLAQKPYSHAGVLKYRGQSMSVLPHSACLACVFDKPPKKGLNPISGLFGVLPGVLGCIQASECLKYFLGFETLLINTLLIADIKTMDFKKIQAPKNPECRVCGTHKITHLQDYEI, encoded by the coding sequence TTGTTAAGCCGGCTAGAAAAAGAGCGTTATTTGCGCCATATCATGCTAGAAGATGTGGGCGAAGAAGGCCAATTGAAGCTTTTAAAATCTAGCGTTTTAGTCGTTGGGGCTGGGGGTCTTGGATCGGCGGTTTTGATGTATTTGTGTGCCGCTGGGGTAGGAAAAATAGGCATTGTAGATTTTGATGTGGTGGATATGAGTAATTTGCAACGCCAAATCATCCATTCACAGGATTTTTTAAACCAACCTAAAGCCTCTAGCGCGAAAGCGCGCTTAAAACAACTCAATGCTGGTATTGAAATAGAGGCTTTTGAAGAACGCTTTAAGGCTCATAACGCTCTTTCTCTTATAGAGCCTTATGATTTCATCATAGACGCTACAGACAATTTCAACGCTAAATTTTTGATCAATGACGCTTGCGTGTTAGCCCAAAAACCCTATTCGCATGCCGGGGTTTTAAAATACAGGGGGCAAAGCATGAGCGTTTTACCCCATAGCGCATGCTTAGCGTGTGTTTTTGATAAGCCCCCTAAAAAGGGATTAAATCCTATTTCAGGGCTTTTTGGGGTCTTACCTGGAGTTTTAGGGTGCATCCAAGCGAGCGAATGCCTTAAATATTTTTTAGGATTTGAAACTTTACTTATAAATACTTTACTTATAGCCGATATTAAAACGATGGATTTTAAAAAAATTCAAGCACCCAAAAACCCTGAATGTAGGGTTTGTGGCACGCATAAAATCACGCATTTACAGGATTATGAAATTTAG
- the rsmD gene encoding 16S rRNA (guanine(966)-N(2))-methyltransferase RsmD, which produces MPNHQPVKKFKIIGGVCKGLGLNLPNVSSTRPTKAIVRESFFNTLQAEIIGVHFIEVFSGSASMGLEALSRGAKSAVFFEQNKNAYKTLLENISLFKNRLKKEMEIQTFLDDAFNLLPTLRLKNGVLNIIYLDPPFETSGFLGIYEKCFHALERLLKRSHSKNLLVVFEHESVHEMPKSLVTLAIIKQKKFGKTTLTYFQ; this is translated from the coding sequence ATGCCAAATCATCAGCCAGTAAAAAAATTTAAGATCATTGGGGGGGTTTGTAAGGGATTAGGCTTGAATTTGCCTAACGTTTCTAGCACGCGCCCCACCAAAGCGATCGTAAGAGAGTCGTTTTTTAACACCTTGCAAGCAGAAATTATAGGAGTGCACTTTATAGAAGTGTTTTCAGGCAGCGCTTCTATGGGTTTAGAGGCTTTGAGTAGGGGGGCTAAAAGCGCGGTGTTTTTTGAGCAAAATAAAAACGCTTATAAGACACTTTTAGAAAATATTTCCCTTTTTAAAAACCGCTTGAAAAAGGAAATGGAAATCCAAACTTTTTTAGATGACGCTTTCAATCTTTTGCCTACGCTGCGTTTAAAAAATGGCGTTTTGAATATTATTTATTTAGATCCTCCTTTTGAAACAAGCGGGTTTTTAGGGATTTATGAAAAATGTTTTCACGCTTTAGAAAGGTTATTAAAACGCTCTCATTCAAAAAATCTTTTAGTGGTTTTTGAGCATGAAAGCGTGCATGAAATGCCTAAAAGTCTTGTAACTTTAGCTATAATCAAACAGAAAAAATTTGGAAAAACCACTTTAACTTATTTTCAATAG
- a CDS encoding ATP-binding cassette domain-containing protein encodes MKEIVTIENVSFNYHNRAIFKDFNLSIQEGDFLCVLGESGSGKSTLLGLILGLLKPSLGSVKIFNETLSNNAFLRQKIGYIAQGNSLFPHLNAMQNMTFCLNLQGINKQAAQKEAKALALKMGLDESLMDKFPNELSGGQAQRVGIIRGIIHKPELILLDEPFSALDSFNRKNLQDLIKEIHQNSCATFIMVTHDESEAQKLATKTLEIKAFK; translated from the coding sequence ATGAAAGAAATCGTTACAATAGAGAATGTGTCTTTTAACTACCACAATCGCGCGATTTTTAAAGATTTTAATTTAAGCATTCAAGAAGGGGATTTTTTATGCGTTTTAGGGGAGAGCGGGAGCGGTAAAAGCACGCTTTTAGGCTTGATTTTAGGGCTTTTAAAACCCAGTTTGGGGAGCGTTAAAATCTTTAATGAGACCCTTTCAAACAACGCTTTTTTACGCCAAAAAATAGGCTATATCGCTCAAGGCAATTCCTTATTCCCCCATTTAAACGCCATGCAAAACATGACCTTTTGCCTTAATTTACAAGGCATAAACAAACAAGCCGCTCAAAAAGAAGCCAAAGCCTTAGCGTTAAAAATGGGGTTAGATGAGAGCCTTATGGATAAATTCCCTAATGAATTGAGTGGGGGGCAAGCCCAAAGAGTGGGCATTATTAGGGGGATTATCCACAAGCCAGAACTCATTTTATTAGACGAGCCTTTTAGCGCTTTAGATAGTTTTAATCGTAAGAATTTGCAAGATCTCATCAAAGAGATCCACCAAAATTCTTGCGCTACTTTCATTATGGTAACGCATGATGAGAGCGAGGCGCAAAAGTTAGCCACAAAAACCCTAGAAATCAAAGCCTTTAAATAA